Proteins encoded in a region of the Sparus aurata chromosome 6, fSpaAur1.1, whole genome shotgun sequence genome:
- the eefsec gene encoding selenocysteine-specific elongation factor isoform X1: protein MSDSADSRTKTLNFNIGVLGHVDSGKTSLARALSSTASTAAFDKNPQSRERGITLDLGFSSFTVDLPDHLRDSEGQKQYDSLQFTLVDCPGHASLIRTIIGGAQIIDLMMLVVDVVKGVQTQTAECLLIGELTCPRMVVVLNKIDLLPPNKRQSAIEKMTKRLHKTLENTRFKECPVIAVAAKPGGPEAPDTEEPHGVPELIELLKKQTYLPQRDPGGDLLMAVDHCFSIRGQGTVMTGTILQGSLAINDTVEIPALKVTKKIKSVQMFRKPVSGAMQGDRVGVCVTQFDPKLLERGVVCTPGSLRTLYAAVISVRKIGYFKGSLATRAKFHITVGHETVMAKVTFFGLPPVGASETPSDPKPPPPQPCSLETPFTFDREYFYQDEYMSGQSEANSGPDPDQWALLEFERPVTCPLLCLVIGSKLDTDIHANACRLAFQGRLLQGFEDKGYAETSLPRLRIYKTKHKEGHVERVTDDYTVIGRSLFKKETNLQLFVGLKVMLSTGETGVIEGGFGQSGKFKIRVQEGLCPETKQLLSSTTKKKGKGGGKGGPANEEEPKTDSQPVSINLHFKRYVFDPHKKMVQS from the exons ATGTCAGACTCTGCTGACAGTCGCACCAAGACGTTAAATTTCAACATCGGGGTCCTCGGGCATGTCGACAGCGGGAAGACATCACTCGCCAGGGCGCTGAGCAGCACCGCCTCCACGGCTGCCTTCGACAAGAACCCGCAGTCCCGTGAGAGAGGCATCACGCTGGACCTCGGCTTCTCCTCCTTCACAGTGGATCTTCCTGATCATCTGCGGGACAGCGAGGGCCAGAAGCAGTATGACAGCCTGCAGTTCACCCTGGTGGATTGTCCGGGTCACGCCTCCCTTATTCGGACTATCATCGGAG GTGCCCAAATCATTGACCTGATGATGCTGGTGGTGGACGTGGTGAAAGGGGTGCAGACTCAGACAGCAGAGTGTCTGCTGATAGGCGAGCTGACCTGCCCTCGCATGGTAGTCGTCCTGAACAAAATTGACCTACTACCACCCAACAAGAGACAAAGTGCCATCGAGAAAATGACCAAGCGACTTCACAAAACACTGGAGAACACCAG ATTTAAGGAATGTCCAGTGATTGCTGTGGCAGCGAAGCCTGGGGGCCCAGAGGCTCCTGACACAGAGGAGCCACATGGAGTGCCAGAGTTAATAGAG CTTTTGAAGAAACAGACATACCTCCCGCAGAGAGACCCCGGGGGTGACCTTCTGATGGCTGTGGATCACTGCTTCTCCATTCGTGGTCAGGGAACAGTCATGACTGGAACCATCCTGCAGGGGTCGTTGGCCATCAATGATACTGTGGAAATCCCAGCGCTAAAG GTGACCAAGAAGATAAAGTCGGTGCAGATGTTTCGGAAGCCAGTGTCTGGGGCCATGCAGGGGGatcgtgtgggtgtgtgtgtgacacagttTGACCCTAAACTGTTAGAGCGGGGCGTGGTGTGCACCCCAGGGTCCCTGCGCACACTCTATGCAGCTGTCATCTCCGTGAGGAAGATAGGCTACTTCAAGGGCTCTCTTGCCACTCGTGCCAAGTTCCACATTACCGTGGGTCACGAGACAGTCATGGCGAAGGTGACCTTCTTTGGCCTGCCACCTGTGGGTGCCTCAGAGACCCCCTCAGACCCTAAACCACCTCCACCACAGCCCTGCTCACTGGAAACACCCTTCACCTTCGACAGAGAGTACTTCTACCAGGATGAATATATGAGTGGTCAGAGTGAGGCGAATTCAGGACCTGACCCAGACCAATGGGCCTTGTTGGAGTTTGAGCGGCCAGTCACGTGTCCCTTACTCTGCCTGGTGATTGGTTCCAAGTTAGACACAGACATCCACGCCAATGCATGCCGGCTGGCCTTCCAAGGCCGTCTGCTGCAGGGGTTTGAAGATAAAGGCTATGCCGAGACTTCCCTGCCCCGTCTGCGCATCTACAAGACGAAACACAAGGAGGGACATGTGGAAAGA GTGACTGACGATTACACTGTGATCGGTCGCAGCCTGTTTAAGAAGGAGACGAACCTCCAGCTCTTTGTTGGGTTGAAGGTCATGCTGTCGACGGGCGAGACCGGCGTTATCGAAGGCGGGTTCGGACAAAGCGGCAAGTTCAAGATCAGGGTACAAG AGGGTCTTTGCCCAGAAACCAAGCAGTTGTTGTCCTCCACCACgaagaagaaagggaagggTGGAGGCAAAGGTGGACCAGCGAACGAAGAGGAGCCCAAAACAGATTCGCAGCCTGTCAgcattaatttacatttcaaGCGGTATGTCTTTGATCCCCATAAAAAGATGGTTCAGTCTTGA
- the eefsec gene encoding selenocysteine-specific elongation factor isoform X4: protein MMLVVDVVKGVQTQTAECLLIGELTCPRMVVVLNKIDLLPPNKRQSAIEKMTKRLHKTLENTRFKECPVIAVAAKPGGPEAPDTEEPHGVPELIELLKKQTYLPQRDPGGDLLMAVDHCFSIRGQGTVMTGTILQGSLAINDTVEIPALKVTKKIKSVQMFRKPVSGAMQGDRVGVCVTQFDPKLLERGVVCTPGSLRTLYAAVISVRKIGYFKGSLATRAKFHITVGHETVMAKVTFFGLPPVGASETPSDPKPPPPQPCSLETPFTFDREYFYQDEYMSGQSEANSGPDPDQWALLEFERPVTCPLLCLVIGSKLDTDIHANACRLAFQGRLLQGFEDKGYAETSLPRLRIYKTKHKEGHVERVTDDYTVIGRSLFKKETNLQLFVGLKVMLSTGETGVIEGGFGQSGKFKIRVQEGLCPETKQLLSSTTKKKGKGGGKGGPANEEEPKTDSQPVSINLHFKRYVFDPHKKMVQS, encoded by the exons ATGATGCTGGTGGTGGACGTGGTGAAAGGGGTGCAGACTCAGACAGCAGAGTGTCTGCTGATAGGCGAGCTGACCTGCCCTCGCATGGTAGTCGTCCTGAACAAAATTGACCTACTACCACCCAACAAGAGACAAAGTGCCATCGAGAAAATGACCAAGCGACTTCACAAAACACTGGAGAACACCAG ATTTAAGGAATGTCCAGTGATTGCTGTGGCAGCGAAGCCTGGGGGCCCAGAGGCTCCTGACACAGAGGAGCCACATGGAGTGCCAGAGTTAATAGAG CTTTTGAAGAAACAGACATACCTCCCGCAGAGAGACCCCGGGGGTGACCTTCTGATGGCTGTGGATCACTGCTTCTCCATTCGTGGTCAGGGAACAGTCATGACTGGAACCATCCTGCAGGGGTCGTTGGCCATCAATGATACTGTGGAAATCCCAGCGCTAAAG GTGACCAAGAAGATAAAGTCGGTGCAGATGTTTCGGAAGCCAGTGTCTGGGGCCATGCAGGGGGatcgtgtgggtgtgtgtgtgacacagttTGACCCTAAACTGTTAGAGCGGGGCGTGGTGTGCACCCCAGGGTCCCTGCGCACACTCTATGCAGCTGTCATCTCCGTGAGGAAGATAGGCTACTTCAAGGGCTCTCTTGCCACTCGTGCCAAGTTCCACATTACCGTGGGTCACGAGACAGTCATGGCGAAGGTGACCTTCTTTGGCCTGCCACCTGTGGGTGCCTCAGAGACCCCCTCAGACCCTAAACCACCTCCACCACAGCCCTGCTCACTGGAAACACCCTTCACCTTCGACAGAGAGTACTTCTACCAGGATGAATATATGAGTGGTCAGAGTGAGGCGAATTCAGGACCTGACCCAGACCAATGGGCCTTGTTGGAGTTTGAGCGGCCAGTCACGTGTCCCTTACTCTGCCTGGTGATTGGTTCCAAGTTAGACACAGACATCCACGCCAATGCATGCCGGCTGGCCTTCCAAGGCCGTCTGCTGCAGGGGTTTGAAGATAAAGGCTATGCCGAGACTTCCCTGCCCCGTCTGCGCATCTACAAGACGAAACACAAGGAGGGACATGTGGAAAGA GTGACTGACGATTACACTGTGATCGGTCGCAGCCTGTTTAAGAAGGAGACGAACCTCCAGCTCTTTGTTGGGTTGAAGGTCATGCTGTCGACGGGCGAGACCGGCGTTATCGAAGGCGGGTTCGGACAAAGCGGCAAGTTCAAGATCAGGGTACAAG AGGGTCTTTGCCCAGAAACCAAGCAGTTGTTGTCCTCCACCACgaagaagaaagggaagggTGGAGGCAAAGGTGGACCAGCGAACGAAGAGGAGCCCAAAACAGATTCGCAGCCTGTCAgcattaatttacatttcaaGCGGTATGTCTTTGATCCCCATAAAAAGATGGTTCAGTCTTGA
- the eefsec gene encoding selenocysteine-specific elongation factor isoform X3, protein MSDSADSRTKTLNFNIGVLGHVDSGKTSLARALSSTASTAAFDKNPQSRERGITLDLGFSSFTVDLPDHLRDSEGQKQYDSLQFTLVDCPGHASLIRTIIGGAQIIDLMMLVVDVVKGVQTQTAECLLIGELTCPRMVVVLNKIDLLPPNKRQSAIEKMTKRLHKTLENTRFKECPVIAVAAKPGGPEAPDTEEPHGVPELIELLKKQTYLPQRDPGGDLLMAVDHCFSIRGQGTVMTGTILQGSLAINDTVEIPALKVTKKIKSVQMFRKPVSGAMQGDRVGVCVTQFDPKLLERGVVCTPGSLRTLYAAVISVRKIGYFKGSLATRAKFHITVGHETVMAKVTFFGLPPVGASETPSDPKPPPPQPCSLETPFTFDREYFYQDEYMSGQSEANSGPDPDQWALLEFERPVTCPLLCLVIGSKLDTDIHANACRLAFQGRLLQGFEDKGYAETSLPRLRIYKTKHKEGHVERVTDDYTVIGRSLFKKETNLQLFVGLKVMLSTGETGVIEGGFGQSGKFKIRVQGRSPSAGGVKYEQIGETNPETRAAAEIWLCAHFHQLHQEDEGVS, encoded by the exons ATGTCAGACTCTGCTGACAGTCGCACCAAGACGTTAAATTTCAACATCGGGGTCCTCGGGCATGTCGACAGCGGGAAGACATCACTCGCCAGGGCGCTGAGCAGCACCGCCTCCACGGCTGCCTTCGACAAGAACCCGCAGTCCCGTGAGAGAGGCATCACGCTGGACCTCGGCTTCTCCTCCTTCACAGTGGATCTTCCTGATCATCTGCGGGACAGCGAGGGCCAGAAGCAGTATGACAGCCTGCAGTTCACCCTGGTGGATTGTCCGGGTCACGCCTCCCTTATTCGGACTATCATCGGAG GTGCCCAAATCATTGACCTGATGATGCTGGTGGTGGACGTGGTGAAAGGGGTGCAGACTCAGACAGCAGAGTGTCTGCTGATAGGCGAGCTGACCTGCCCTCGCATGGTAGTCGTCCTGAACAAAATTGACCTACTACCACCCAACAAGAGACAAAGTGCCATCGAGAAAATGACCAAGCGACTTCACAAAACACTGGAGAACACCAG ATTTAAGGAATGTCCAGTGATTGCTGTGGCAGCGAAGCCTGGGGGCCCAGAGGCTCCTGACACAGAGGAGCCACATGGAGTGCCAGAGTTAATAGAG CTTTTGAAGAAACAGACATACCTCCCGCAGAGAGACCCCGGGGGTGACCTTCTGATGGCTGTGGATCACTGCTTCTCCATTCGTGGTCAGGGAACAGTCATGACTGGAACCATCCTGCAGGGGTCGTTGGCCATCAATGATACTGTGGAAATCCCAGCGCTAAAG GTGACCAAGAAGATAAAGTCGGTGCAGATGTTTCGGAAGCCAGTGTCTGGGGCCATGCAGGGGGatcgtgtgggtgtgtgtgtgacacagttTGACCCTAAACTGTTAGAGCGGGGCGTGGTGTGCACCCCAGGGTCCCTGCGCACACTCTATGCAGCTGTCATCTCCGTGAGGAAGATAGGCTACTTCAAGGGCTCTCTTGCCACTCGTGCCAAGTTCCACATTACCGTGGGTCACGAGACAGTCATGGCGAAGGTGACCTTCTTTGGCCTGCCACCTGTGGGTGCCTCAGAGACCCCCTCAGACCCTAAACCACCTCCACCACAGCCCTGCTCACTGGAAACACCCTTCACCTTCGACAGAGAGTACTTCTACCAGGATGAATATATGAGTGGTCAGAGTGAGGCGAATTCAGGACCTGACCCAGACCAATGGGCCTTGTTGGAGTTTGAGCGGCCAGTCACGTGTCCCTTACTCTGCCTGGTGATTGGTTCCAAGTTAGACACAGACATCCACGCCAATGCATGCCGGCTGGCCTTCCAAGGCCGTCTGCTGCAGGGGTTTGAAGATAAAGGCTATGCCGAGACTTCCCTGCCCCGTCTGCGCATCTACAAGACGAAACACAAGGAGGGACATGTGGAAAGA GTGACTGACGATTACACTGTGATCGGTCGCAGCCTGTTTAAGAAGGAGACGAACCTCCAGCTCTTTGTTGGGTTGAAGGTCATGCTGTCGACGGGCGAGACCGGCGTTATCGAAGGCGGGTTCGGACAAAGCGGCAAGTTCAAGATCAGGGTACAAG GAAGAAGCCCCAGTGCAGGAGGAGTTAAGTATGAGCAGATAGGGGAGACTAACCCAGAGACTCGAGCAGCAGCTGAGATCTGGCTCTGTGCACATTTTCATCAGTTACATCAGGAGGATGAAGGCGTCAGTTGA
- the eefsec gene encoding selenocysteine-specific elongation factor isoform X2, which produces MSDSADSRTKTLNFNIGVLGHVDSGKTSLARALSSTASTAAFDKNPQSRERGITLDLGFSSFTVDLPDHLRDSEGQKQYDSLQFTLVDCPGHASLIRTIIGGAQIIDLMMLVVDVVKGVQTQTAECLLIGELTCPRMVVVLNKIDLLPPNKRQSAIEKMTKRLHKTLENTRFKECPVIAVAAKPGGPEAPDTEEPHGVPELIELLKKQTYLPQRDPGGDLLMAVDHCFSIRGQGTVMTGTILQGSLAINDTVEIPALKVTKKIKSVQMFRKPVSGAMQGDRVGVCVTQFDPKLLERGVVCTPGSLRTLYAAVISVRKIGYFKGSLATRAKFHITVGHETVMAKVTFFGLPPVGASETPSDPKPPPPQPCSLETPFTFDREYFYQDEYMSGQSEANSGPDPDQWALLEFERPVTCPLLCLVIGSKLDTDIHANACRLAFQGRLLQGFEDKGYAETSLPRLRIYKTKHKEGHVERVTDDYTVIGRSLFKKETNLQLFVGLKVMLSTGETGVIEGGFGQSGKFKIRVQEPKVEIVIWLLLCNKQSRTFNLLSLITDSLITDSLYQHKSDFSAWKNYKNA; this is translated from the exons ATGTCAGACTCTGCTGACAGTCGCACCAAGACGTTAAATTTCAACATCGGGGTCCTCGGGCATGTCGACAGCGGGAAGACATCACTCGCCAGGGCGCTGAGCAGCACCGCCTCCACGGCTGCCTTCGACAAGAACCCGCAGTCCCGTGAGAGAGGCATCACGCTGGACCTCGGCTTCTCCTCCTTCACAGTGGATCTTCCTGATCATCTGCGGGACAGCGAGGGCCAGAAGCAGTATGACAGCCTGCAGTTCACCCTGGTGGATTGTCCGGGTCACGCCTCCCTTATTCGGACTATCATCGGAG GTGCCCAAATCATTGACCTGATGATGCTGGTGGTGGACGTGGTGAAAGGGGTGCAGACTCAGACAGCAGAGTGTCTGCTGATAGGCGAGCTGACCTGCCCTCGCATGGTAGTCGTCCTGAACAAAATTGACCTACTACCACCCAACAAGAGACAAAGTGCCATCGAGAAAATGACCAAGCGACTTCACAAAACACTGGAGAACACCAG ATTTAAGGAATGTCCAGTGATTGCTGTGGCAGCGAAGCCTGGGGGCCCAGAGGCTCCTGACACAGAGGAGCCACATGGAGTGCCAGAGTTAATAGAG CTTTTGAAGAAACAGACATACCTCCCGCAGAGAGACCCCGGGGGTGACCTTCTGATGGCTGTGGATCACTGCTTCTCCATTCGTGGTCAGGGAACAGTCATGACTGGAACCATCCTGCAGGGGTCGTTGGCCATCAATGATACTGTGGAAATCCCAGCGCTAAAG GTGACCAAGAAGATAAAGTCGGTGCAGATGTTTCGGAAGCCAGTGTCTGGGGCCATGCAGGGGGatcgtgtgggtgtgtgtgtgacacagttTGACCCTAAACTGTTAGAGCGGGGCGTGGTGTGCACCCCAGGGTCCCTGCGCACACTCTATGCAGCTGTCATCTCCGTGAGGAAGATAGGCTACTTCAAGGGCTCTCTTGCCACTCGTGCCAAGTTCCACATTACCGTGGGTCACGAGACAGTCATGGCGAAGGTGACCTTCTTTGGCCTGCCACCTGTGGGTGCCTCAGAGACCCCCTCAGACCCTAAACCACCTCCACCACAGCCCTGCTCACTGGAAACACCCTTCACCTTCGACAGAGAGTACTTCTACCAGGATGAATATATGAGTGGTCAGAGTGAGGCGAATTCAGGACCTGACCCAGACCAATGGGCCTTGTTGGAGTTTGAGCGGCCAGTCACGTGTCCCTTACTCTGCCTGGTGATTGGTTCCAAGTTAGACACAGACATCCACGCCAATGCATGCCGGCTGGCCTTCCAAGGCCGTCTGCTGCAGGGGTTTGAAGATAAAGGCTATGCCGAGACTTCCCTGCCCCGTCTGCGCATCTACAAGACGAAACACAAGGAGGGACATGTGGAAAGA GTGACTGACGATTACACTGTGATCGGTCGCAGCCTGTTTAAGAAGGAGACGAACCTCCAGCTCTTTGTTGGGTTGAAGGTCATGCTGTCGACGGGCGAGACCGGCGTTATCGAAGGCGGGTTCGGACAAAGCGGCAAGTTCAAGATCAGGGTACAAG AACCCAAAGTTGAGATCGTCATTTGGCTTCTTTTGTGCAACAAACAGTCCAGAACCTTTAATTTACTTTCATTGATCACTGATTCATTGATTACTGATTCATTGTATCAGCACAAGTCTGACTTTTCTGCTtggaaaaactacaaaaatgcTTAA
- the ruvbl1 gene encoding ruvB-like 1, with the protein MKIEEVKSTTKTQRIASHSHVKGLGLDEAGNAKQSACGLVGQEAAREACGIIVELIRSKKMAGRAVLLAGPPGTGKTALALAVAQELGNKVPFCPMVGSEVYSSEIKKTEVLMENFRRAIGLRIKETKEVYEGEVTELTPCETENPMGGYGKTISHVIIGLKTGKGTKQLKLDPSIYESLQKERVEVGDVIYIEANSGAVKRQGRCDTFATEFDLEAEEYVPLPKGDVHKKKEIVQDVTLHDLDVANARPQGGQDILSMMGQLMKPKKTEITDKLRAEINKVVNRYIDQGVAELVPGVLFVDEVHMLDIECFTYLHRALESTIAPIVVFASNRGNCLIRGTEDISSPHGIPLDLLDRVMIIRTMLYTTQEMKQIIKIRAQTEGINISEDALTHLADIGTKTTLRYAVQLLTPASLLGRVQGKENVEREQVEEINELFYDAKSSAKILQDQHHKFMK; encoded by the exons ATGAAGATCGAGGAGGTAAAAAGCACCACAAAAACTCAGCGGATCGCCTCTCACAGTCATGTCAAAGGACTCGGGCTAGATGAGGCCGGGAATGCTAAACAGTCGGCATGTGGTCTCGTCGGCCAGGAGGCTGCAAGAGAG GCTTGTGGCATCATTGTTGAGCTGATCCGTTCAAAGAAAATGGCAGGAAGAGCAGTATTATTGGCAGGGCCACCAGGTACAGGGAAG ACTGCCCTCGCCTTGGCTGTAGCACAGGAGTTGGGGAATAAGGTCCCTTTCTGCCCGATGGTTGGCAGTGAGGTCTACTCATCTGAGATCAAAAAAACAGAAGTCCTGATGGAGAATTTCAGGAGGGCCATCG GACTGCGcatcaaagaaacaaaagaggtGTATGAAGGAGAGGTGACTGAGCTGACCCCCTGTGAGACGGAGAATCCCATGGGCGGCTACGGAAAAACCATCAGCCACGTCATCATTGGCCTGAAGACCGGCAAAGGCACGAAGCAGCTCAAG CTCGACCCCAGTATTTATGAGAGTCTTCAGAAAGAGCGTGTTGAAGTGGGAGATGTCATCTACATTGAAGCCAACAGTGGAGCTGTCAAG AGACAAGGTCGCTGTGACACTTTTGCTACAGAGTTTGACCTGGAGGCAGAGGAGTACGTGCCGCTGCCCAAAGGTGACGTccacaaaaagaaagagatagTCCAAGATGTCACACTGCATGACCTGGATGTTGCAAATGCCAGACCCCAG GGAGGTCAGGACATTCTCTCCATGATGGGACAGCTGATGAagcccaaaaagacagaaatcacAG ATAAGCTGCGTGCTGAGATCAACAAGGTGGTGAACCGCTACATCGACCAAGGCGTAGCAGAGCTCGTACCTGGCGTGCTGTTTGTAGACGAGGTGCACATGCTTGACATTGAATGCTTCACGTACCTCCACCGAGCACTCGAGAGCACCATCGCCCCCATCGTCGTTTTCGCCTCCAACAGGGGAAACTGTTTAATCAG GGGGACGGAGGACATCAGCTCTCCACACGGGATTCCTCTGGACCTGCTGGACAGAGTCATGATAATCCGCACCATGTTGTACACCACGCAGGAAATGAAGCAG ATCATCAAGATCCGCGCTCAGACCGAGGGGATAAATATCAGCGAAGACGCTCTTACACACCTGGCGGATATCGGCACCAAGACCACCCTCAG GTACGCTGTACAGCTGCTGACACCGGCCAGCCTGCTAGGCCGTGTTCAGGGAAAAGAGAACGTTGAGAGGGAGCAGGTAGAAGAAATCAACGAGCTGTTCTATGACGCCAAGTCCTCCGCAAAAATCCTCCAAGATCAACATCACAAGTTTATGAAATAA